In a single window of the Deltaproteobacteria bacterium genome:
- a CDS encoding DUF2029 domain-containing protein encodes MSSRAFLALAALLAVVALAPLGELAFIPGIVAELPRMDFIEYWGAAKLLVSHQNPYDASIMATLQAAAGRTEPVVMMWNPPWALAFVLPLAALPLEAAHALWLIVQLGALGLACARLWRRFCGAPELRPLAVAMPIAFLPVFSAMLVGQVAPLLLLGVALFLDCSDENRDVSAGLALALIAVKPHALLLLGLAVGVQALRERRWRLIVSSAVALAVLAGLASIFDPHVLAQYADVMLHHGPAQYRPPTLGYLLRLAVAPHVFAVQFVPVALGLAWLARQLWVHGARWSWRAQLSPLILVSLLTSPYGAWPFDLVLLLVPTLEIASGLARGTDTRGRVLALGFLALNAFAAVRAALGADYLEFVWLTPAITALYAIGRSQLQGPPTVKPAAA; translated from the coding sequence GTGAGCTCTCGTGCGTTCTTGGCGCTGGCGGCGCTGCTCGCCGTGGTCGCGCTCGCGCCGCTGGGGGAGCTGGCGTTCATCCCGGGCATCGTCGCGGAACTGCCGCGCATGGACTTCATCGAGTACTGGGGCGCCGCCAAGCTGCTCGTGAGCCACCAGAACCCCTACGACGCGTCGATCATGGCCACGCTGCAGGCCGCAGCCGGGCGCACCGAGCCGGTGGTGATGATGTGGAATCCACCCTGGGCGCTCGCGTTCGTGTTGCCGCTGGCGGCGCTTCCGCTCGAGGCGGCGCATGCGCTGTGGCTGATCGTGCAGCTCGGCGCGCTCGGCCTGGCATGCGCGCGGCTCTGGCGGCGCTTCTGCGGGGCGCCCGAGCTTCGCCCCCTGGCCGTGGCGATGCCGATCGCGTTCTTGCCGGTCTTCTCGGCGATGCTGGTGGGCCAGGTGGCGCCGCTGCTGCTGCTGGGCGTGGCGCTCTTCCTCGACTGCTCCGACGAGAACCGCGACGTCTCCGCTGGCCTCGCGCTCGCGTTGATTGCGGTGAAGCCGCACGCGCTGTTGCTGCTCGGGCTCGCGGTGGGCGTGCAGGCGCTGCGCGAGCGACGGTGGAGGCTGATTGTCTCATCAGCGGTGGCGCTGGCGGTGCTGGCGGGGCTGGCGTCGATCTTCGATCCGCACGTGCTCGCGCAATACGCCGACGTGATGCTGCACCACGGGCCAGCGCAGTACCGGCCGCCGACGCTTGGCTATCTGCTGCGGCTCGCGGTCGCGCCGCACGTGTTCGCGGTGCAGTTCGTGCCCGTGGCGCTCGGGCTCGCGTGGCTCGCGCGGCAGCTCTGGGTGCACGGCGCGCGCTGGAGCTGGCGCGCGCAGCTCTCCCCGCTGATCCTGGTCTCGCTGCTCACGTCGCCGTATGGCGCGTGGCCCTTCGACCTGGTGCTGCTGCTGGTGCCGACGCTGGAGATTGCGTCGGGGCTCGCGCGCGGCACCGACACGCGCGGGCGCGTGCTGGCGCTCGGGTTCCTCGCGCTGAATGCGTTCGCGGCGGTACGCGCTGCGCTCGGCGCGGACTACCTCGAGTTCGTGTGGCTCACCCCGGCCATCACCGCGCTCTACGCCATCGGCCGCAGCCAGCTTCAGGGGCCGCCGACGGTGAAGCCCGCGGCGGCGTAG